From the genome of Streptomyces sp. NBC_00659, one region includes:
- a CDS encoding tachylectin-related carbohydrate-binding protein — MKNIRKNGRRMAGLLTAGALGTGLLTVATPTAEAATTCSGGVNIYGVLDDGRLTFSQINPATGDLAKVLVGPDLGFEPKAMATLNFNTVLVTSTSGALYRVDIKTNNTSLALLNAPVKIADSGWTHDKLTYDGHGHLYGTAAGLLLRYNVTEDKPAGSQHIGVRTEIDTGFVLKTLTATGDDRLSATTDDGRLLDYSIAGAGSWKGNTLKSSGWSGFNQLVSPGAGLYYGRLSTGAMYWYKDANPTDGSGSDISYHLDDPVNTSGWTQKLLSAQPGTYTCTTSTETVDRDNITQVKAAGRQLMNDKDASWATSAQWACLETLWDHESSWRWNATNSSSGAYGIPQALPGTKMDVAGDDWKDNPLTQIKWGLNYIDGRYGSPCDAWNFWQANSWY, encoded by the coding sequence GTGAAGAACATCCGCAAGAACGGCCGGAGAATGGCAGGCCTGCTGACGGCCGGCGCCCTCGGCACCGGACTCCTCACGGTGGCCACCCCGACCGCCGAAGCGGCCACCACCTGCTCGGGCGGAGTAAACATCTACGGCGTACTCGACGACGGCAGACTGACGTTCAGCCAGATCAACCCTGCCACCGGAGACCTCGCCAAGGTGCTCGTCGGCCCGGACCTCGGCTTCGAGCCGAAGGCCATGGCGACCCTCAACTTCAACACGGTCCTGGTCACTTCGACCTCCGGTGCCCTCTACCGCGTCGACATCAAGACCAACAACACCAGCCTCGCCCTGCTGAACGCACCGGTGAAGATCGCCGACAGCGGCTGGACCCACGACAAGCTCACCTACGACGGCCACGGCCACCTCTACGGCACCGCCGCCGGCCTGCTGCTGCGCTACAACGTGACCGAGGACAAGCCGGCCGGCTCCCAGCACATCGGCGTGCGCACCGAGATCGACACCGGGTTCGTCCTGAAGACGCTCACCGCCACCGGCGACGACCGCCTCAGCGCCACCACCGACGACGGACGGCTGCTCGACTACTCCATAGCGGGCGCGGGCTCCTGGAAGGGCAACACCCTCAAGTCCTCCGGCTGGTCCGGCTTCAACCAGCTCGTCTCGCCCGGCGCCGGCCTCTACTACGGCCGCCTGTCCACCGGCGCCATGTACTGGTACAAGGACGCCAACCCGACCGACGGCTCCGGCTCCGACATCTCGTACCACCTCGACGACCCGGTCAACACCAGCGGCTGGACGCAGAAGCTGCTGTCCGCCCAGCCGGGCACCTACACCTGCACCACCAGCACGGAGACGGTCGACCGCGACAACATCACCCAGGTCAAGGCCGCCGGCAGGCAGCTGATGAACGACAAGGACGCCTCCTGGGCCACCTCCGCGCAGTGGGCCTGCCTGGAGACACTCTGGGACCACGAGAGCAGCTGGCGCTGGAACGCGACGAACTCCTCCTCCGGTGCCTACGGCATCCCGCAGGCGCTGCCCGGGACCAAGATGGACGTCGCGGGCGACGACTGGAAGGACAACCCCCTCACCCAGATCAAGTGGGGTCTGAACTACATCGACGGCCGCTACGGCTCCCCGTGCGACGCGTGGAACTTCTGGCAGGCGAACAGCTGGTACTGA
- a CDS encoding phosphatase PAP2 family protein, translating to MSRTPLLFGLPALCFALITWQVVAGGPLVSLDERLSGRLVHPSRFSELLADLGSVQVAVPVLALALLLVALRNHATGLDRWWLPPAAAAVLMALVPAVIVPLKELVSRPGPPVMGPGTGFYPSGHTATAAVAYGAATLLLLPLLRTAGARGALLCVCAALNAGVAFGLVRRGYHWPLDVVASWCLCAVLLSCLWLLVSRSTRRSSARTPSLRTGPS from the coding sequence ATGTCCCGCACGCCCCTCCTGTTCGGCCTGCCCGCCCTGTGCTTCGCGCTCATCACCTGGCAGGTCGTGGCGGGCGGCCCGCTCGTGAGCCTGGACGAGCGGCTGAGCGGCAGACTCGTCCACCCGAGCCGGTTCTCCGAGCTGCTCGCCGACCTGGGCAGCGTCCAGGTGGCGGTTCCGGTCCTGGCACTCGCGCTGCTTCTCGTCGCCCTGCGGAACCACGCCACCGGTCTGGACCGATGGTGGCTGCCCCCCGCCGCCGCCGCGGTCCTGATGGCGCTGGTCCCCGCGGTGATCGTGCCCCTGAAGGAACTCGTCTCCCGGCCGGGCCCCCCGGTCATGGGACCCGGCACCGGCTTCTATCCCTCGGGCCACACCGCCACCGCCGCCGTCGCGTACGGCGCGGCGACCCTGCTCCTCCTCCCGCTGCTCCGCACCGCGGGCGCCCGCGGCGCACTGCTGTGCGTGTGTGCGGCCCTGAACGCGGGCGTGGCGTTCGGCCTGGTCCGGCGCGGCTACCACTGGCCACTGGACGTGGTGGCCAGTTGGTGCCTCTGCGCCGTCCTGCTGTCCTGCCTGTGGCTCCTCGTCAGCCGAAGTACGCGTCGAAGTTCCGCGAGAACTCCCAGCCTCCGAACCGGTCCCAGTTGA
- a CDS encoding aldehyde dehydrogenase family protein, translating into MGATHAFWLAGRQATGETTFDVTSPWDGRLVGQVSVPTEAQVEEAVAAAHAVRDEFAATPAHVRAAALDHVSRRLAERTEEIAQLISAENGKPIKWARGEVGRAVSVFRFAAEEARRFNGGEAQRLDTDLGGQGRLALTRRFPKGVVLGIAPFNFPLNLCAHKVAPAIAAGAPIILKPAPATPLSGLILGDLLAETDLPAGSWSILPVANDKMPALVQDERLPVISFTGSETVGYAIMDSVPRKHCTLELGGNGAAVVLADFASDADLDWAATRIATFSNYQGGQSCISVQRVIADAAVYERLLPRIVAAVEAQVTGDPSDDATDVGPLVSEAAAERVESWVDEAVAAGATLLTGGKRDGASYAPTVLADVPADVTISCEEVFGPVLTVQKVDGEAAAFEAANNSKYGLQTGVFTHDLQTAFRAHRALEVGGVVIGDVPSYRADQMPYGGAKQSGVGREGVRFAMDDYTYERVLVLTGLAL; encoded by the coding sequence GTGGGGGCCACCCACGCCTTCTGGCTCGCCGGCCGCCAGGCCACGGGCGAGACCACCTTCGACGTCACCTCGCCGTGGGACGGCCGCCTCGTCGGCCAGGTCAGCGTGCCCACCGAGGCCCAGGTCGAAGAGGCCGTGGCCGCCGCGCACGCCGTGCGCGACGAGTTCGCCGCGACCCCGGCCCACGTACGCGCCGCCGCCCTCGACCACGTCTCGCGCCGTCTGGCCGAGCGCACCGAGGAGATCGCGCAGCTCATCTCCGCCGAGAACGGCAAGCCGATCAAGTGGGCCCGCGGCGAGGTCGGCCGCGCGGTGTCCGTGTTCCGGTTCGCCGCCGAGGAGGCCCGCCGCTTCAACGGCGGCGAGGCGCAGCGTCTGGACACCGACCTGGGCGGTCAGGGCCGACTCGCTCTCACGCGCCGCTTCCCCAAGGGTGTCGTCCTCGGTATCGCGCCCTTCAACTTCCCGCTGAACCTGTGCGCTCACAAGGTCGCCCCGGCCATCGCCGCGGGTGCCCCGATCATCCTGAAGCCGGCGCCCGCGACCCCGCTGTCCGGCCTGATCCTCGGCGACCTGCTGGCCGAGACCGACCTTCCCGCCGGTTCCTGGAGCATCCTGCCGGTCGCCAACGACAAGATGCCCGCCCTGGTCCAGGACGAGCGCCTTCCCGTCATCTCCTTCACCGGTTCCGAGACCGTCGGTTACGCGATCATGGACTCGGTGCCGCGCAAGCACTGCACCCTGGAACTGGGCGGCAACGGCGCGGCCGTCGTCCTCGCCGACTTCGCGAGCGACGCGGACCTGGACTGGGCCGCGACCCGTATCGCGACCTTCTCCAACTACCAGGGCGGCCAGTCCTGCATCTCGGTGCAGCGCGTGATCGCGGACGCCGCGGTGTACGAGCGGCTGCTGCCGCGCATCGTCGCCGCCGTCGAGGCCCAGGTCACCGGCGACCCGTCCGACGACGCGACGGACGTCGGCCCGCTGGTCAGCGAGGCCGCCGCCGAGCGCGTCGAGTCGTGGGTGGACGAGGCCGTCGCGGCCGGCGCCACGCTGCTCACCGGTGGCAAGCGCGACGGCGCCTCCTACGCCCCGACCGTCCTCGCCGACGTTCCGGCCGACGTCACGATCTCCTGCGAGGAGGTCTTCGGACCGGTCCTGACGGTGCAGAAGGTCGACGGCGAGGCGGCTGCCTTCGAGGCCGCCAACAACTCCAAGTACGGCCTCCAGACGGGCGTGTTCACGCACGACCTTCAGACCGCGTTCCGCGCGCACCGCGCCCTGGAGGTGGGCGGCGTCGTGATCGGCGACGTTCCGTCCTACCGTGCCGACCAGATGCCGTACGGCGGTGCGAAGCAGTCCGGCGTCGGCCGCGAGGGCGTCAGGTTCGCGATGGACGACTACACCTACGAGCGAGTGCTGGTGCTGACGGGTCTCGCCCTCTGA
- a CDS encoding PucR family transcriptional regulator, which yields MPPTLASLVHHSALKLTVRAGEDRLDVPVRWAHVSELADPVPYMEGGELLLITALKLDADDPEVMRRYVKRLTDAGVVGIGFAVGVNYDEIPKALVDAAAEEGLPLLEVPRRTPFLAISKAVSAAIAADQYRAVTAGFAAQRELTKQALNDGPEGLLTALAGQVDGWAALYDASGSVVAAAPDWAGRRAARLTPDVERLRERPAPASSVVGGEDRVELHSLGTGRRPRAALAVGTAGALGTAERYAVHSAIALLTLTTERSRSLHAAEQRIGAAVLGMLLAGESDHARAVAGDLYGELLDAPFRLIIAESVSASAGRAHADAHARPGAAAPSKTAVAVPDAKGDPLGSLAEVLESAAARSGESVLVVPDGERLVVLAVDGGAAVAACGDYAAGLESARAVPREQPAKAAGDEGELVVGLSAPAGPIAARAAYKQAEQALSVARRRGRFLVEHEELAAGSVLPLLADDAVRAFADGLLRALHEHDATGRGDLVASLRAWLSRHGQWDAAAADLGVHRHTLRYRMRRVEEILGRSLDDPDVRMELWLALKTTAATGE from the coding sequence ATGCCCCCCACGCTCGCCTCGCTCGTCCACCACTCCGCGCTCAAGCTCACGGTGCGTGCGGGCGAGGACCGCCTGGACGTGCCCGTCCGCTGGGCCCATGTCAGCGAGCTCGCCGACCCCGTGCCGTACATGGAGGGCGGGGAACTGCTGCTGATCACCGCGCTCAAGCTGGACGCGGACGATCCCGAGGTCATGCGGCGGTACGTGAAACGGCTGACCGACGCCGGAGTCGTAGGGATCGGCTTCGCCGTCGGGGTCAACTACGACGAGATCCCGAAGGCGCTCGTCGACGCGGCCGCGGAAGAGGGACTGCCGCTCCTCGAAGTGCCCCGGCGCACCCCGTTCCTCGCCATCAGCAAGGCCGTGTCCGCCGCCATCGCCGCGGATCAGTACCGGGCCGTCACCGCGGGATTCGCCGCTCAGCGCGAGCTCACCAAGCAGGCCCTGAACGACGGGCCGGAGGGACTGCTCACCGCGCTCGCCGGACAGGTCGACGGATGGGCGGCGCTCTACGACGCGTCCGGTTCCGTCGTCGCCGCCGCCCCCGACTGGGCGGGACGCCGCGCCGCGCGCCTCACCCCGGACGTGGAGCGGCTGCGCGAGCGGCCCGCCCCCGCGAGCTCCGTGGTGGGCGGGGAGGACCGCGTCGAACTGCACTCCCTCGGCACGGGACGCAGACCGCGCGCCGCGCTCGCCGTCGGGACCGCCGGCGCGCTCGGCACCGCCGAGCGCTACGCCGTGCACTCGGCCATCGCCCTGCTGACCCTCACCACCGAACGCTCGCGGTCCCTGCACGCCGCCGAGCAGCGGATCGGCGCGGCCGTGCTCGGGATGCTGCTCGCCGGGGAATCCGACCACGCGCGCGCCGTCGCCGGAGACCTGTACGGCGAACTGCTCGACGCCCCCTTCCGGCTGATCATCGCCGAGTCGGTGTCCGCGTCGGCCGGCCGTGCGCACGCCGACGCACACGCCCGGCCGGGTGCCGCCGCGCCCTCGAAGACCGCCGTCGCCGTGCCCGACGCCAAGGGTGATCCGCTGGGCAGCCTCGCGGAGGTCCTCGAATCCGCCGCCGCGCGTTCGGGGGAGTCGGTGCTCGTCGTGCCCGACGGGGAGCGGCTGGTCGTTCTCGCCGTGGACGGAGGCGCCGCGGTGGCGGCCTGCGGGGACTACGCCGCGGGGCTGGAGTCCGCGCGGGCCGTCCCCCGCGAGCAGCCCGCCAAGGCGGCCGGGGACGAGGGCGAACTCGTCGTCGGGCTCTCGGCCCCCGCAGGACCGATCGCCGCCCGTGCCGCCTACAAGCAGGCCGAACAGGCCCTGTCCGTCGCCCGGCGGCGGGGCCGGTTCCTCGTCGAGCACGAGGAACTGGCGGCCGGGTCCGTACTGCCGCTGCTCGCGGACGACGCCGTGCGGGCGTTCGCCGACGGGCTCCTGCGGGCGCTCCACGAGCACGACGCCACCGGCCGCGGGGACCTCGTCGCCTCGCTGCGGGCGTGGCTGTCACGTCACGGGCAGTGGGACGCGGCGGCCGCCGACCTGGGAGTCCACCGGCACACGCTGCGCTACCGGATGCGCAGGGTCGAGGAGATCCTCGGCCGCTCCCTGGACGACCCCGACGTCCGGATGGAACTCTGGCTGGCCCTGAAGACCACGGCCGCGACCGGGGAGTGA
- a CDS encoding chitinase produces MDPTRHDRPLARHRRRLLAACTATVLAVPGLVAVSSAAQAADVDLARNGGFESGLGNWTCTASAVVNSPVHSGSSAMTATPAGSDYAQCSQTVTVKPDAQYTLSGYVRGSYVYLGATGTGTTDVSTWTPSAADWQQLSTTFRTGAATTQVTIYTHGWYGTGAYWADDLSLTGPGVDAGQPPAAPTGLKTGTVTSSSVGLSWTAVSGATGYSVYRDGVKVQTVTGTSATVSGLTASTAYSFQVAATNAAGESAKSATVTATTSAGSGGGGGGSSDLPAHALVGYLHASFANGAGYTRMADVPDSWDVIDLAFGEPTSTTSGDIRFNRCPVTECPTVESDADFKAAIKAKQAAGKKVLISIGGQNGQVQLTSTAARDTFVSSVSKIIDTYGLDGLDIDFEGHSLSLDASDTNFKSPTTPVIVNLISALKTLKAKYGSKFVLSMAPETFFVQLGYQYYGTGKWGGQDPRAGAYLPVIHALRDDLTLLHVQDYNSGSIMGLDNQYHSMGGADFHIAMTDMLLTGFPVAGDANNVFPPLRPDQIAIGMPATTNAGNGYVAPAEVTKTLDCLTKKTNCGSYATHGTWPGLRGLMTWSVNWDRFGGWEFSRNFDAYFG; encoded by the coding sequence ATGGACCCCACCCGGCACGACCGACCCCTCGCCCGCCACCGCCGACGGCTGCTCGCCGCCTGTACGGCCACCGTCCTGGCCGTACCCGGCCTGGTGGCGGTCTCGTCGGCCGCCCAGGCGGCCGACGTCGACCTGGCCAGGAACGGCGGCTTCGAGTCGGGCCTCGGCAACTGGACCTGCACGGCATCCGCTGTCGTCAACTCACCTGTGCACAGCGGCAGTTCGGCGATGACGGCTACCCCGGCCGGCAGTGACTACGCGCAGTGCTCGCAGACCGTGACGGTGAAGCCCGACGCGCAGTACACCCTCTCCGGCTACGTCCGCGGCAGCTACGTCTACCTCGGCGCGACCGGCACCGGTACCACCGACGTCAGCACCTGGACCCCGTCCGCCGCCGACTGGCAGCAGCTGAGCACCACCTTCCGCACCGGCGCCGCCACGACGCAGGTCACGATCTACACGCACGGCTGGTACGGCACCGGCGCCTACTGGGCCGACGACCTCTCGCTGACCGGCCCCGGGGTCGACGCGGGGCAGCCGCCGGCCGCGCCCACCGGTCTGAAGACCGGCACGGTCACGTCCTCCTCGGTCGGCCTGTCCTGGACGGCGGTGTCCGGCGCGACCGGCTACTCCGTCTACCGCGACGGGGTGAAGGTCCAGACCGTCACCGGAACCTCGGCCACCGTGAGCGGGCTGACGGCCTCCACCGCGTACTCCTTCCAGGTCGCGGCGACGAACGCCGCGGGCGAGTCGGCGAAGTCGGCCACGGTCACCGCGACCACCTCCGCGGGCTCGGGCGGAGGCGGCGGAGGCTCCTCCGACCTGCCCGCGCACGCGCTCGTCGGCTACCTGCACGCGAGCTTCGCCAACGGCGCCGGATACACGCGCATGGCCGACGTGCCCGACAGTTGGGACGTCATCGACCTGGCCTTCGGCGAACCCACCTCCACCACCTCGGGCGACATCCGCTTCAACCGCTGCCCGGTCACCGAGTGCCCCACGGTGGAGAGCGACGCCGACTTCAAGGCCGCGATCAAGGCCAAGCAGGCGGCCGGCAAGAAGGTGCTGATCTCGATCGGCGGCCAGAACGGCCAGGTCCAGCTCACCAGTACGGCCGCCCGAGACACCTTCGTCTCCTCGGTCTCGAAGATCATCGACACCTATGGCCTGGACGGCCTGGACATCGACTTCGAGGGCCACTCGCTCTCCCTCGACGCGAGCGACACGAACTTCAAGAGCCCGACCACCCCGGTGATCGTCAACCTCATCTCGGCCCTGAAGACCCTGAAGGCCAAGTACGGTTCGAAGTTCGTCCTGAGCATGGCCCCGGAGACGTTCTTCGTCCAGCTCGGTTACCAGTACTACGGCACCGGGAAGTGGGGCGGCCAGGACCCCCGCGCCGGAGCGTACCTCCCGGTGATCCACGCCCTGCGCGACGACCTGACCCTCCTGCACGTGCAGGACTACAACTCCGGGTCGATCATGGGCCTCGACAACCAGTACCACTCCATGGGCGGCGCCGACTTCCACATCGCGATGACCGACATGCTGCTGACCGGCTTCCCGGTGGCGGGCGACGCGAACAACGTCTTCCCGCCCCTGCGCCCCGACCAGATAGCGATCGGCATGCCCGCCACCACCAACGCGGGCAACGGCTATGTCGCCCCGGCCGAGGTCACCAAGACCCTGGACTGCCTGACGAAGAAGACCAACTGCGGCTCGTACGCGACCCATGGCACCTGGCCGGGCCTGCGCGGCCTGATGACCTGGTCGGTCAACTGGGACCGGTTCGGAGGCTGGGAGTTCTCGCGGAACTTCGACGCGTACTTCGGCTGA
- the gabT gene encoding 4-aminobutyrate--2-oxoglutarate transaminase, with protein MTALPQERRVVTAIPGPKSQELQARRTAVVAAGVGSVLPVFTTRAGGGIIEDVDGNRLIDFGSGIAVTSVGASAEAVVRRASAQLQDFTHTCFMVTPYEGYVAVAEALAELTPGDHAKKSALFNSGAEAVENAVKIARAYTKRQAVVVFDHGYHGRTNLTMALTAKNMPYKNGFGPFAPEVYRVPVAYGYRWLTGPENAGAEASAQAIDMINKQIGADNVAAIIIEPLLGEGGFIEPAKGFLPAISQFAKDNGIVFVADEIQSGFCRTGQWFACEDEGIVPDLITTAKGIAGGLPLAAVTGRAEIMDAAHSGGLGGTYGGNPVACAGALGAIETMKELDLNAKAKHIESVMKTRLGAMAEKFDIIGEVRGRGAMIAIELVKDPATKEPNPEAAGALAKACHQEGLLVLTCGTYGNVLRFLPPLVIGEDLLNEGLDIIEQAFSRI; from the coding sequence ATGACCGCACTTCCGCAGGAGCGCCGCGTCGTCACCGCCATCCCCGGCCCGAAGTCGCAGGAGCTGCAGGCCCGGCGCACCGCCGTGGTCGCGGCCGGTGTCGGGTCGGTGCTCCCCGTCTTCACCACGCGCGCCGGCGGCGGGATCATCGAGGACGTCGACGGCAACCGGCTCATCGACTTCGGCTCCGGCATCGCCGTGACGTCGGTCGGCGCGAGCGCCGAGGCCGTCGTGCGCCGGGCCTCCGCCCAGCTCCAGGACTTCACCCACACCTGCTTCATGGTCACGCCGTACGAGGGGTACGTCGCCGTCGCCGAGGCGCTCGCCGAGCTGACCCCGGGCGACCACGCCAAGAAGTCCGCCCTGTTCAACTCGGGCGCCGAGGCCGTCGAGAACGCCGTCAAGATCGCCCGCGCGTACACCAAGCGCCAGGCCGTCGTCGTCTTCGACCACGGCTACCACGGCCGGACGAACCTCACGATGGCGCTGACCGCCAAGAACATGCCGTACAAGAACGGCTTCGGCCCGTTCGCGCCCGAGGTCTACCGCGTGCCGGTCGCCTACGGCTACCGCTGGCTGACGGGCCCGGAGAACGCCGGCGCCGAGGCGTCCGCCCAGGCCATCGACATGATCAACAAGCAGATCGGCGCCGACAACGTCGCCGCGATCATCATCGAGCCGCTGCTCGGCGAGGGCGGCTTCATCGAGCCCGCGAAGGGCTTCCTGCCGGCCATCAGCCAGTTCGCCAAGGACAACGGCATCGTCTTCGTCGCGGACGAGATCCAGTCCGGCTTCTGCCGCACCGGCCAGTGGTTCGCGTGCGAGGACGAGGGCATCGTCCCGGACCTGATCACCACCGCCAAGGGCATCGCGGGCGGTCTGCCGCTCGCCGCCGTGACGGGCCGCGCCGAGATCATGGACGCGGCGCACTCGGGTGGCCTGGGCGGCACCTACGGCGGCAACCCGGTGGCCTGCGCCGGTGCGCTCGGCGCGATCGAGACGATGAAGGAGCTCGACCTCAACGCCAAGGCGAAGCACATCGAGTCGGTCATGAAGACCCGCCTCGGCGCCATGGCCGAGAAGTTCGACATCATCGGCGAGGTCCGCGGCCGCGGCGCCATGATCGCGATCGAGCTGGTCAAGGACCCGGCCACCAAGGAGCCGAACCCGGAGGCGGCCGGCGCGCTCGCCAAGGCCTGCCACCAGGAGGGCCTGCTGGTCCTGACCTGTGGCACCTACGGCAACGTCCTCCGCTTCCTGCCCCCGCTGGTCATCGGCGAGGACCTCCTGAACGAGGGCCTCGACATCATCGAGCAGGCCTTCTCCCGCATCTGA
- a CDS encoding ATP/GTP-binding protein — MDFDGTRDARGTHADPVPRPAAPPGAVPGGAPPRPSGPPPVPAGPPGPRRAVRDWLNEPRPEAALGIWRYGYVAPRATKERRRLPSVTIVGLLIPLVLGLIVWSLWRRGAVPYQLVVLKLFTPQDWWWGGTTAPKTWQGVDARVVYDGLFFAALVYTMGRLGSWREIAHHFVVRRAQPGRAAIAALAALLTLTFVWPSAFPGVSWDPLPIVDPVLSLVALIAGGRDVFASLVVSYGVEALITVLVLLPFAKLGGWWPLAKARLGSRPAAAATAAASPAAPEEPSGPPAEWPELRATGQHKAAELLSSEVLTERMNDVDCVRILRAWTSAKRDGGLVGFSDTVLRRGAEAWTHPSGARDLPVRAASHDLLAAQVRLGRWVARERTPLAYSGAGAALGPATLGTSLLAVGPAGSGKTRHLVRPVAESLGLQALTARCAVVVVAAAGAPVGPDASYDVVVKLGDPESVHDLDLYADCEDPDEAAAFLAEGLVGSGDGVDVRRAATALAQLLGPYRAVHGTFPTIPVLRELLEGVPALLEPLRQDLSAGGHPVMLRELEARLRQSGGPNDPGPVLADRLALLDRPVFADFFGSGTSARPFSLRAVAHHPLRVRVDLPERGYEEASQLITRLLLAQFAAVVRGGDRRGHFACLVLDDATGALTAETVRRIQGLRAHNAGVVLALRTIGDIPEVLHGPLYGAVGCRMAFSGVTTWDGGRFAESWGTEWVETQDVAKHTVFADQPMTRAIHALRKLVTGKAVTTDAVTVRQVERERWSASELAHAVPPGHAVLSLTSVEGEHAPPLLVDLRG, encoded by the coding sequence ATGGACTTCGACGGTACGCGCGACGCACGTGGCACGCATGCCGATCCCGTGCCTCGTCCGGCCGCACCCCCCGGGGCCGTCCCCGGCGGAGCCCCGCCCAGGCCCTCGGGCCCGCCGCCCGTCCCCGCCGGCCCGCCCGGACCCCGCCGGGCCGTACGCGACTGGCTCAACGAACCCCGCCCCGAGGCCGCACTGGGGATCTGGCGGTACGGATATGTCGCCCCCCGGGCGACGAAGGAGCGCAGGCGTCTGCCCTCCGTGACGATCGTCGGTCTCCTGATCCCCTTGGTGCTCGGGCTGATCGTCTGGTCGCTGTGGCGCCGGGGGGCCGTCCCCTACCAACTGGTCGTGCTGAAGCTGTTCACGCCGCAGGACTGGTGGTGGGGCGGGACGACGGCCCCGAAGACCTGGCAGGGCGTGGACGCCCGCGTCGTCTACGACGGCCTCTTCTTCGCGGCGCTGGTCTACACGATGGGGCGCCTCGGGAGCTGGCGCGAGATCGCACATCACTTCGTCGTACGGCGCGCGCAGCCAGGCCGGGCCGCCATCGCGGCCCTGGCAGCCCTGCTGACTCTGACGTTCGTCTGGCCGAGTGCCTTTCCGGGCGTGAGCTGGGACCCCCTGCCGATCGTCGATCCGGTGCTGTCCCTGGTGGCGCTGATCGCCGGCGGACGTGACGTGTTTGCGTCACTTGTGGTCAGCTACGGCGTCGAAGCGCTGATCACCGTGCTGGTCCTGCTGCCTTTCGCCAAACTGGGCGGCTGGTGGCCGCTCGCCAAGGCGCGCCTCGGTTCCCGCCCGGCCGCGGCGGCCACCGCGGCGGCCTCCCCGGCCGCACCGGAAGAGCCGTCCGGGCCTCCGGCCGAATGGCCCGAACTGAGGGCGACCGGTCAGCACAAGGCGGCGGAACTGCTGTCCTCCGAGGTGCTGACCGAACGCATGAACGACGTCGACTGCGTGAGGATTCTGCGCGCCTGGACCTCGGCCAAGCGCGACGGGGGGCTCGTCGGCTTCAGCGACACCGTGCTGCGGCGGGGCGCCGAGGCCTGGACCCATCCGTCCGGGGCCCGCGACCTGCCCGTCCGCGCCGCCTCGCACGACCTGCTCGCGGCCCAGGTGCGGCTCGGCCGGTGGGTCGCCCGCGAGCGCACCCCGCTCGCCTACTCCGGCGCGGGTGCCGCCCTCGGCCCGGCGACGCTCGGCACCTCGCTCCTCGCCGTCGGACCCGCGGGTTCCGGCAAGACGCGCCACCTCGTGCGGCCCGTCGCCGAATCCCTCGGGCTCCAGGCCCTCACCGCGCGCTGCGCCGTCGTCGTCGTGGCCGCCGCCGGGGCGCCGGTCGGCCCCGACGCGTCGTACGACGTCGTCGTGAAGCTCGGTGACCCCGAGTCCGTCCACGACCTGGATCTGTACGCCGACTGCGAGGACCCGGACGAGGCCGCCGCGTTTCTCGCGGAAGGCCTGGTCGGGAGCGGCGACGGTGTCGACGTCCGGCGCGCCGCCACGGCCCTGGCCCAGCTGCTCGGTCCCTACCGGGCCGTGCACGGCACGTTCCCCACGATTCCCGTGCTGCGCGAACTGCTCGAAGGAGTGCCCGCGCTGCTGGAACCCCTGCGGCAGGACCTGTCGGCCGGGGGCCACCCCGTGATGCTCCGCGAACTGGAGGCACGGCTGCGGCAGAGCGGCGGCCCGAACGACCCCGGCCCCGTTCTGGCCGACCGCCTGGCGCTGCTGGACCGGCCCGTCTTCGCGGACTTCTTCGGCTCGGGCACCAGCGCCCGGCCGTTCTCGCTCCGGGCGGTGGCCCATCACCCGCTGCGTGTCCGCGTCGACCTGCCGGAACGCGGGTACGAAGAGGCCTCCCAGCTCATCACCCGGCTCCTGCTCGCCCAGTTCGCCGCCGTCGTCCGCGGCGGCGACCGGCGCGGGCACTTCGCCTGCCTGGTCCTCGACGACGCGACCGGCGCCCTGACCGCCGAGACGGTACGCCGTATCCAGGGCCTGCGGGCGCACAACGCCGGAGTGGTCCTCGCCCTGCGGACCATCGGGGACATCCCCGAGGTCCTGCACGGGCCGCTGTACGGCGCGGTCGGCTGCCGCATGGCCTTCTCCGGCGTCACGACCTGGGACGGCGGCCGCTTCGCCGAATCCTGGGGCACCGAGTGGGTGGAGACGCAGGACGTGGCCAAGCACACCGTCTTCGCTGACCAGCCCATGACCCGGGCCATCCACGCCCTGCGCAAGCTGGTGACCGGCAAGGCGGTGACCACGGACGCCGTGACCGTGCGTCAGGTCGAGCGGGAACGCTGGTCCGCCTCCGAACTGGCGCACGCCGTCCCGCCCGGCCACGCCGTCCTGTCGCTGACCAGCGTCGAGGGGGAACACGCCCCGCCGCTGCTGGTGGACCTGCGCGGCTGA